From the Burkholderia ubonensis subsp. mesacidophila genome, the window CTGATGCGCTTCGCGGCGCGACGCGACGGCCGGCGGCGAGCCCTTGAGCGGCTGGCGGGCGGTTTCGGCCAGCGCCAGCACCGACACGATGCCGATCATCGCGGCGCCCATCATGTAATACGCGGGCATCATCAGGTTGCCGGTCGTGTCGACGAGCCACGCGGTCACGAGCGGCGTCGTGCCGCCGAACAGCGACACCGACACGTTGAAGCCGATCGCGAGCGCGCCGTAGCGGATTTCGGTCGGGAACAGCGCCGGCAGCGCCGACGGCATCACGCCCGTGAAGCACGACAGCAGCACGCCGAGCATCAGCAGGCCGCCGAACACGGCCGCCATGGTGCCGGTGTGGATCAGCATCATCGACGGGATCGACAGCGCGAGCAGGCCGACGCAGCCGGCGAGCATCACGGGCTTGCGGCCGACCTTGTCGGACAGGCGGCCGGCGGCGAGCGTCAGCGGCATCATCAGCACCATCACGAGCAGCACCAGCACCAGGCTGTGCGATTCGTCGAAATGCAGCGTCGACGACATGAAGCTCGGCAGGTACGACAGCACCATGTAGTCGGTCACGTTGAAGATCAGCACGAGGCCGACGCACAGCAGCAGCGCGCGCCAGTTGGCGAGCAGCGTCTCGCGGAAGCGCGCCTTCGGCACGGCCTTGTCCTGCGCTTCGCGGGCCTCGGCCTGGCGCTTGAACGCGGGCGTTTCCTCGAGCTTCATCCGGATGTAGAGGCCGATCAGGCCGAGCGGGCCCGCGATCAGGAACGGCACGCGCCAGCCCCACGACAGCAGTGCCTCCTGCGACAGCGACGCCGTCAGCAGCGCGACGACGCCCGCGCCCAGCACGTAGCCGATCAGCGTGCCGAACTCGAGGAAGCTGCCCATGAAGCCGCGGCGCTTGTCGGTCGAGAACTCGGCGATGAAGGTCGCGGCGCCGCCGTATTCGCCGCCGGTCGAGAAGCCCTGCACGAGGCGGGCGACGAGCAGCAGCACGGGCGCCATGATGCCGATCGACGCGTAGCTCGGGATCAGGCCGATCGCGAAGGTGCCGACGGCCA encodes:
- the proP gene encoding glycine betaine/L-proline transporter ProP, with the protein product MTLTATHVSPTAASSTPSSDDAPLAADDITVVDQSLLKRAVSAMAIGNAMEWFDFGVYSYIAVTLGKVFFPSSSPSAQLLATFGTFAAAFLVRPLGGMVFGPLGDRIGRQRVLAMTMIMMAVGTFAIGLIPSYASIGIMAPVLLLVARLVQGFSTGGEYGGAATFIAEFSTDKRRGFMGSFLEFGTLIGYVLGAGVVALLTASLSQEALLSWGWRVPFLIAGPLGLIGLYIRMKLEETPAFKRQAEAREAQDKAVPKARFRETLLANWRALLLCVGLVLIFNVTDYMVLSYLPSFMSSTLHFDESHSLVLVLLVMVLMMPLTLAAGRLSDKVGRKPVMLAGCVGLLALSIPSMMLIHTGTMAAVFGGLLMLGVLLSCFTGVMPSALPALFPTEIRYGALAIGFNVSVSLFGGTTPLVTAWLVDTTGNLMMPAYYMMGAAMIGIVSVLALAETARQPLKGSPPAVASRREAHQLARQLRDDEDDVGIYSVASTARA